One Comamonas endophytica DNA window includes the following coding sequences:
- a CDS encoding GMC family oxidoreductase — translation MNKNISADVVIVGTGVVGLTIAEQMIDAGISVVMLEAGPRVYRNEIVENFRNMPLSNKGSANSIYPPADWAPHPMPGDDYLQLSGPDSYDQTYIRYAGGSTWHWAGTSWRLTPEDMRLHSLYGVGRDWAFGYDVLEPYYVRAEHAIGICGPSDPEQQWPRLRRSAPYPMPALPLSPGEKKFTEVVKSQLGLSNIHVSQARNSGMPYHGRPACCANNNCVPVCPIGAKYDGETALLRLERKGVKIIYNAVAHRIESGEGNRITAVHYMDPNKQSHRVTGGHFVAACNGLENPKLLLMSADERNPKGIANNSSDQVGRNMMDHPQKGFTLTTTEPYWTGAGPVVNSGIMETSQGDFRSRHAGAYFRLNNFGRNRFVTFNALKTGKVGRALDEEIRREAGCTTNVVIAFETLANPENRLTLSDKKDWLGLPKPAIYYDVGDYTRRSADEYAVPLLHRIAKAMGAVKVQEPKGFAQSKHIMGGTIMGNDPATSVVDADCRSHDHANLFIPGGGAMASTACGNSTITMVALAIKAADALQAQVRKA, via the coding sequence ATGAACAAGAATATTTCCGCCGACGTGGTCATCGTCGGCACCGGCGTCGTCGGCCTGACGATCGCCGAGCAGATGATCGATGCCGGCATCAGCGTAGTGATGCTCGAGGCAGGCCCGCGCGTCTACCGCAACGAGATCGTGGAAAACTTCCGCAACATGCCCCTGTCGAACAAGGGCAGCGCCAACTCGATCTACCCGCCGGCCGACTGGGCGCCGCACCCCATGCCCGGCGATGACTATCTGCAGCTCTCCGGCCCGGACAGCTACGACCAGACCTATATCCGCTACGCCGGCGGCTCCACCTGGCACTGGGCCGGCACCAGCTGGCGCCTGACGCCCGAGGACATGCGCCTGCACTCGCTCTACGGGGTGGGCCGCGACTGGGCTTTCGGCTACGACGTGCTGGAGCCCTACTACGTGCGCGCCGAGCACGCCATCGGCATCTGCGGCCCGTCCGATCCCGAGCAGCAATGGCCGCGCCTGCGGCGCTCCGCGCCCTACCCCATGCCGGCCCTGCCGCTGTCGCCGGGCGAGAAGAAGTTCACGGAAGTGGTGAAGTCGCAGCTGGGCCTGTCGAACATCCACGTCTCGCAGGCGCGCAACAGCGGCATGCCCTACCACGGCCGCCCGGCCTGCTGCGCCAACAACAACTGCGTGCCGGTCTGCCCCATCGGCGCCAAGTACGACGGCGAAACCGCCCTGCTGCGCCTGGAGCGCAAGGGCGTGAAGATCATCTACAACGCCGTGGCGCACCGCATCGAATCGGGCGAAGGCAACCGCATCACCGCGGTCCACTACATGGATCCGAACAAGCAGAGCCACCGCGTCACCGGCGGGCACTTCGTCGCCGCCTGCAACGGCCTGGAGAACCCCAAGCTGCTGCTGATGTCGGCCGACGAACGCAATCCGAAGGGCATTGCCAACAACAGCTCCGACCAGGTCGGCCGCAACATGATGGACCACCCGCAAAAGGGCTTCACCCTCACCACGACCGAGCCGTACTGGACCGGTGCCGGCCCGGTGGTGAACTCCGGCATCATGGAAACCTCGCAGGGCGACTTCCGCTCGCGCCATGCCGGCGCCTATTTCCGCCTCAACAACTTCGGCCGCAACCGCTTCGTCACCTTCAACGCGCTCAAGACCGGCAAGGTCGGCCGCGCGCTCGACGAGGAAATCCGCCGCGAGGCCGGCTGCACCACCAACGTGGTGATCGCCTTCGAAACCCTGGCGAACCCGGAGAACCGCCTGACCCTGTCGGACAAAAAGGACTGGCTGGGCCTGCCCAAGCCAGCGATCTATTACGACGTGGGCGACTACACGCGCCGCTCGGCCGACGAATACGCCGTGCCGCTGCTGCACAGAATCGCCAAGGCCATGGGCGCCGTCAAGGTGCAGGAGCCCAAGGGCTTCGCGCAAAGCAAGCACATCATGGGCGGCACCATCATGGGCAACGACCCCGCCACTTCCGTGGTGGACGCCGACTGCCGCTCGCACGACCACGCCAACCTCTTCATCCCCGGCGGCGGCGCCATGGCCAGCACGGCCTGCGGCAACTCGACCATCACCATGGTGGCACTGGCCATCAAGGCAGCCGATGCGCTGCAAGCGCAAGTGCGCAAGGCTTGA